The Nocardia arthritidis genome has a window encoding:
- a CDS encoding YbjQ family protein encodes MIISTMNDLPGYEVVEVLGDVVGLTVRSRHLGSQIGAGIKSMFGGELKGMTKMLYDSRIEARDRLIENAREQGAHAVLAMRFDANDFGGDGQEICAYGTAVRIRKL; translated from the coding sequence ATGATCATCAGCACAATGAACGACCTGCCCGGCTACGAGGTGGTGGAGGTGCTGGGGGATGTCGTCGGCCTGACGGTCCGCAGCAGGCACCTGGGTTCGCAGATCGGTGCGGGCATCAAGTCCATGTTCGGCGGCGAGCTCAAGGGCATGACGAAGATGTTGTACGACAGCAGGATCGAGGCCAGGGACCGGTTGATCGAGAACGCACGGGAGCAGGGCGCGCACGCCGTACTCGCAATGCGCTTCGACGCCAACGACTTCGGCGGCGACGGCCAGGAGATCTGCGCCTACGGCACCGCGGTCAGGATCCGGAAGCTGTAG
- a CDS encoding sodium:solute symporter family protein: MSVVLVVALLGMVVIAAVGLLGRRKPTLDLAEWSLGGRRFGAVTIWFLQAGEVFTTFTFLGMAGLAFSGGVAATYAIPYVPIACVVWYFIGPRIWRLGRRDGYITQADFYEKRYGSKALGTLVALFAVVFMLPYLQLQIAGMGLIIKLVTHDTGSGIWGEVIGTVLTAAFVLWAGIRGTANTSYLKDALMLIAVVVLAVAIPLHFTGGLGHAFHEVSRLHPDLLTVHRGTNDRVWWTTSMIASTIGVALFTFPHTWPAVLSADSVKSLRRNWILLPLYQITLILPIMIGFVAILALPKGSSANGALLTLTSLALPGWLVGLIAVAGAAAAMVPASAMILGMSSNMARNVIRTSNPRVQFFTNHGAVVVILALALVLDLVRPNALANLLLLTYSGLVQFAPGLVAGLRERPRLSAPAIIAGIVAGEAFVIWVTLWKIGLANVNAGIPALGINILVAALVEISVRRARHPVPERAQSSPVA; encoded by the coding sequence ATGAGCGTCGTACTGGTAGTAGCACTGCTCGGTATGGTGGTGATCGCCGCGGTGGGTCTGCTCGGCCGCCGCAAGCCCACCCTCGATCTGGCCGAATGGTCTTTGGGCGGACGGCGTTTCGGCGCCGTCACGATCTGGTTCCTCCAGGCCGGCGAGGTCTTCACCACCTTCACCTTCCTCGGTATGGCCGGACTCGCCTTCAGCGGCGGCGTCGCGGCCACCTACGCGATTCCCTATGTCCCGATAGCCTGCGTCGTCTGGTACTTCATCGGGCCGCGGATCTGGCGGCTCGGCCGCCGGGACGGATACATCACCCAGGCCGACTTCTACGAAAAGCGCTACGGCAGCAAGGCTCTCGGCACGCTCGTGGCACTGTTCGCGGTGGTCTTCATGCTGCCCTACCTGCAGCTGCAGATCGCCGGGATGGGGCTGATCATCAAGCTGGTCACCCACGACACCGGATCCGGGATCTGGGGCGAGGTCATCGGAACCGTGCTGACCGCGGCCTTCGTGCTGTGGGCCGGGATCCGGGGCACCGCGAACACCTCGTATCTGAAGGACGCGCTGATGCTGATCGCCGTCGTTGTGCTCGCGGTGGCGATTCCGCTGCACTTCACCGGCGGGCTCGGCCATGCCTTCCACGAGGTTTCGCGCCTGCACCCGGACCTGCTCACCGTGCATCGCGGCACCAACGATCGGGTGTGGTGGACCACCAGCATGATCGCCAGCACGATCGGCGTCGCGCTGTTCACCTTTCCGCACACCTGGCCCGCGGTGCTGTCCGCGGACAGCGTGAAAAGCCTGCGCCGCAATTGGATTCTGTTGCCGCTGTACCAGATCACGCTGATCCTGCCCATCATGATCGGATTCGTGGCGATTCTGGCGCTGCCGAAGGGATCGTCGGCCAACGGTGCGCTGCTCACCCTGACGTCGCTGGCGCTGCCGGGCTGGCTGGTCGGCCTCATCGCCGTCGCGGGCGCCGCCGCGGCGATGGTCCCGGCGTCGGCCATGATCCTGGGCATGTCGTCGAACATGGCCCGCAACGTAATTCGCACGAGCAACCCACGGGTGCAGTTCTTCACCAATCATGGTGCGGTCGTGGTGATTCTGGCGCTGGCACTGGTCCTGGACCTGGTCCGGCCGAACGCACTGGCCAACCTGCTGCTGCTCACCTACAGCGGGTTGGTGCAATTCGCCCCGGGTCTGGTGGCCGGCCTGCGGGAACGGCCGCGGCTCAGCGCACCGGCGATCATCGCGGGCATCGTCGCGGGAGAAGCGTTCGTCATCTGGGTGACGCTGTGGAAAATCGGTCTGGCGAATGTGAACGCGGGAATCCCGGCACTCGGTATCAACATCCTGGTGGCAGCGCTGGTCGAGATATCCGTCCGGCGGGCGCGTCATCCGGTACCGGAGCGTGCGCAGAGCAGTCCGGTGGCCTGA
- a CDS encoding M20 metallopeptidase family protein encodes MALRDDASALSPDLVRLRRDLHRIPEVGLDLPRTQERVLTALADLPLEISTGSALTSVTAVLRGRPGGPAVLLRGDMDALPLTERADVSYASQTGDTMHACGHDLHVAMLVGAAHLLAARRETLCGDVVFMFQPGEEGWDGAGAMLSEGVLDGAGRRVSAAYGLHVSAASFPRGVFASRTGPMLSASDRLTVTVRGAGGHGSAPYRAKDPVPAMAEMITALQTIVTRQFDVFDPVVLTIGLVQAGTKRNIIPDTAFFEATVRSFTRTAQARITDAAVAVVRGIAAAHGLEVDVEYANEYPVTATDSAETDFLTETVAEVFGPERFQPMANPLTASEDFSRVLDAVPGSFAMLGAAPEGTDPQTAPSNHSPYAIFDDAVLPDGATLLAELAIRRLEREAAHANQS; translated from the coding sequence ATGGCCCTGCGTGACGATGCATCCGCGCTATCCCCCGACCTCGTTCGCCTGCGGCGTGACCTGCATCGAATACCGGAGGTCGGACTCGATCTGCCACGAACTCAGGAGCGGGTGCTCACCGCGCTCGCGGACCTGCCGCTGGAGATCAGCACCGGAAGCGCGCTCACCTCGGTGACCGCGGTGCTGCGCGGCAGGCCCGGCGGCCCCGCGGTACTGCTCCGCGGCGATATGGACGCGCTGCCGCTCACCGAGCGGGCCGATGTGTCCTACGCTTCCCAGACCGGCGACACCATGCACGCCTGCGGCCACGATCTGCACGTGGCTATGCTGGTCGGCGCGGCGCATCTGCTGGCCGCGCGGCGCGAAACCCTTTGCGGCGATGTCGTTTTCATGTTTCAGCCCGGGGAAGAGGGGTGGGACGGGGCCGGCGCGATGTTGTCGGAGGGCGTGCTGGACGGCGCGGGCCGGCGGGTCAGTGCCGCCTACGGGTTGCACGTCTCCGCGGCGAGTTTCCCGCGGGGCGTTTTCGCATCACGAACCGGGCCGATGCTGTCCGCCTCCGACCGTCTCACCGTCACGGTTCGCGGCGCGGGCGGGCACGGGTCGGCGCCATACCGGGCGAAGGATCCGGTACCCGCCATGGCGGAGATGATCACCGCACTGCAGACCATCGTCACCCGCCAATTCGATGTGTTCGACCCGGTGGTGCTCACCATCGGTCTCGTACAGGCGGGCACCAAACGCAACATCATTCCCGACACCGCCTTCTTCGAGGCGACCGTGCGCAGCTTCACCCGAACCGCCCAGGCCCGCATCACCGATGCCGCGGTTGCCGTCGTCCGTGGGATCGCCGCCGCGCACGGACTCGAGGTCGACGTCGAGTACGCGAACGAATACCCGGTGACGGCAACCGATTCCGCCGAGACCGACTTCCTCACCGAGACCGTCGCCGAAGTCTTCGGCCCCGAGCGCTTCCAGCCGATGGCGAACCCGCTCACCGCATCCGAGGATTTCTCCCGCGTATTGGACGCTGTGCCAGGCAGTTTCGCCATGCTCGGCGCCGCGCCGGAGGGCACCGACCCACAGACCGCGCCGTCCAACCATTCGCCCTATGCAATCTTCGACGACGCTGTGCTGCCCGATGGCGCAACGTTGCTGGCCGAGTTGGCGATTCGGCGACTGGAGCGAGAGGCCGCACATGCGAACCAGTCGTGA
- a CDS encoding transketolase-like TK C-terminal-containing protein, whose translation MTAWTLDAPSTRQATDALAEIERRVLWLSTSMIHHANRIRPNPSGLKVGGHQASCASMVSIMTSLWFEQLGPGDRVSVKPHASPVLHAINYLLGELDDTQMTTLREFGGLQSYPSRAKDPDTVDYSTGSVGIGATAPIWGAIARRYVEAAFGRAGTGRQYSLVGDAELDEGAVWEAILDPSVTELGEIVWIVDLNRQSLDRVVPNIAAGRLAGMFTAAGWQVITVTFGALLESLFTRPGGQALRTRILDMPNPEYQRLLRCDAEEIRKRLPGNGSDAAEIGALIGDLDDSTLTRAIRNLGGHDLDALREAYAQIDDTRPTVIIAYTIKGYGLPTQGHPQNHSSLLTVRQYEQLAAELGVDPANPWTRFAPDSAAAARCLATAQRLSRENPTPTAPPTVPTDIGRTPAGTSSTQAALGRVLLDLRRAAPEAARRVVTVSPDVSSTTNLAGWLNKVGVWSPNERRDWFADDAETIMHWRETPAGQHMELGIAETNLVGLIGELGATWSRWGQPLFPIGVMYDPFIQRALEPWSYGIYAGGRSILVGTPSGVTLAAEGGAHQSITTPSIGLEQPGCVGYEPAFAIDVEWSLLDAIRRLGRPDGSSTYLRLSTRPVDQTLAAVPGDAAARERRRRQVVAGGYVLRHPANPAVTLVGMGAMITETLCAADRLAEQGIAADVVCVTSPGLLFRALQARRGLADGPSWILGQIFPAERATPMVTVLDGHPHTLAFLAGVNSVAAAALGVSAFGQSGSLDDVYRHHGIDTDSIVRAALDLVE comes from the coding sequence ATGACCGCCTGGACGCTCGACGCCCCGTCCACCCGGCAGGCCACGGACGCGCTCGCGGAGATCGAGCGGCGCGTGCTGTGGTTGTCGACGTCGATGATCCACCACGCCAATAGGATTCGGCCCAATCCGTCGGGCTTGAAGGTCGGCGGCCACCAGGCCTCGTGCGCATCGATGGTGTCGATCATGACCTCGCTGTGGTTCGAACAGCTGGGGCCGGGCGACCGGGTGTCGGTCAAACCGCACGCCTCCCCGGTCCTGCACGCGATCAATTATCTGCTCGGTGAACTCGACGACACCCAGATGACGACGCTACGCGAATTCGGCGGTCTGCAGAGTTACCCCAGCCGGGCGAAAGACCCTGACACCGTCGACTATTCGACCGGTTCGGTCGGCATCGGGGCGACCGCGCCGATCTGGGGCGCCATCGCGCGCCGGTACGTCGAGGCCGCATTCGGCCGAGCCGGAACCGGTCGGCAGTACTCGCTGGTCGGCGACGCCGAGCTGGACGAGGGCGCGGTGTGGGAGGCCATCCTGGACCCCTCGGTCACCGAACTCGGCGAAATCGTCTGGATCGTCGATCTGAATCGGCAGTCGCTGGATCGGGTCGTGCCCAATATCGCCGCGGGCCGCCTCGCGGGTATGTTCACCGCCGCCGGTTGGCAGGTGATCACCGTGACCTTCGGCGCGCTGCTCGAGTCACTGTTCACCAGGCCCGGCGGACAGGCGCTGCGCACCCGGATCCTCGATATGCCCAATCCGGAATATCAACGGCTGCTGCGGTGCGATGCCGAGGAGATCCGAAAGCGACTGCCCGGCAACGGATCCGATGCCGCCGAAATCGGTGCGCTCATCGGCGATCTCGACGACTCGACCCTGACGCGCGCCATCCGCAACCTCGGCGGCCACGATCTGGACGCGCTGCGCGAGGCATATGCGCAGATCGATGACACCCGGCCAACGGTGATCATCGCCTACACCATCAAGGGCTACGGACTGCCGACACAGGGCCACCCGCAAAATCATTCGTCACTGCTGACGGTGCGGCAGTACGAACAACTGGCCGCCGAACTCGGCGTGGATCCGGCGAATCCGTGGACGCGGTTCGCCCCCGACAGCGCCGCCGCGGCTCGATGCCTGGCAACGGCGCAACGGCTCAGCCGCGAAAATCCCACTCCCACAGCGCCTCCGACGGTGCCCACCGATATCGGCCGCACACCCGCGGGCACCTCGTCGACCCAGGCGGCGCTCGGGCGGGTGCTGCTCGATCTGCGCAGGGCGGCGCCCGAGGCCGCTCGGCGAGTCGTCACGGTGAGTCCGGATGTCAGCTCGACGACGAATCTGGCCGGCTGGCTGAACAAGGTCGGCGTGTGGTCGCCGAACGAACGGCGGGACTGGTTCGCCGACGACGCCGAGACCATCATGCACTGGCGGGAGACACCGGCCGGTCAGCATATGGAACTCGGTATCGCCGAAACGAATCTCGTCGGGCTGATCGGTGAGCTCGGCGCGACCTGGAGCCGTTGGGGCCAGCCGCTTTTCCCGATCGGCGTCATGTACGACCCGTTCATCCAGCGGGCGTTGGAGCCCTGGTCGTACGGTATCTACGCGGGCGGCCGGTCGATCCTGGTCGGCACCCCGTCCGGGGTGACCCTCGCCGCGGAAGGCGGTGCGCACCAATCGATCACGACCCCATCAATCGGACTGGAGCAGCCGGGATGCGTCGGATACGAACCGGCCTTCGCGATCGATGTCGAATGGTCCCTGCTCGACGCCATCCGCCGCTTGGGCCGACCGGATGGCAGCTCCACCTATCTGCGCCTGTCGACCCGGCCGGTGGATCAGACGCTGGCCGCGGTGCCGGGCGATGCCGCGGCACGGGAGCGCCGGCGTCGGCAGGTCGTCGCGGGCGGGTACGTCCTGCGGCATCCGGCGAACCCCGCCGTCACCCTGGTGGGCATGGGTGCGATGATCACCGAAACCCTTTGCGCCGCAGACCGACTCGCCGAACAAGGCATTGCCGCCGACGTCGTGTGCGTCACCAGTCCCGGCCTGCTGTTCCGGGCGTTGCAGGCCCGGCGCGGGCTGGCGGACGGTCCGTCGTGGATCCTCGGCCAGATCTTCCCGGCCGAGCGGGCCACGCCGATGGTGACCGTTCTCGACGGCCACCCGCACACCCTCGCATTCCTCGCCGGGGTCAACTCCGTGGCCGCGGCCGCCCTCGGGGTCAGCGCGTTCGGACAGTCCGGATCGCTCGACGACGTCTACCGCCACCACGGCATCGATACCGACAGCATCGTGCGGGCCGCGCTGGACCTCGTCGAATGA